The stretch of DNA AAAATCTGCTGGACAAGCCGATCGAACTCGAATGGCTTCAACATGAAATAGGAAGCGCCTAAGGTAGCAGCGTGCGTCATGACGTCTTCCTGTCCGAAAGCGGTTAGCATGATGACATTCGGCATCGTCCCCCGTCCATTCAATGTTTCAAGAACTGCGATGCCATCCAGATGCGGCATGATGATATCCAACAACAGAACGTCCGGGACGTTTTCTTCCATTTTCGTCAAGCACTCATTTCCGTTATGCGCCATCCAAAGAATTTCGATTTCCGGGTGCTTCTCAAAATAAGCGACCATCGTTTTCACAAGTTCTTTATTATCATCAGCAATTGCAATTCTCACTTTTTCCATCCCCATTAGCGGTTCCCTCCTGTTTCGTTTCCCCAATTTCCTGAACTCCGTTACTAGCTCAAGAAAAAATTCGACAACGCATACACCATTCCTTTTTTCAGATATAGAAATGAATCTTCTGACCGATGGTTTCTCTATAATTCGACGGATTCCAATATTTTCTATCGCAATTGTCGAATGCTTCCTCTTGTAAGTGTACCACCAAAAAAAAAAGGAGCCAACCCCATTTTTTGGGTTGGCTCTCCAAATCAGCTATTTTTCCCCGTTTCTCATCGTTTCCAAGAAAAGGCCTGCTCCTTTTTTGGGCTCATCGACGAACATATGGGTAATTGCGCCTGCAAACTTTCCGTTCTGTATAACGGGACTTCCACTCATGCCCTGTAAAATGCCGCCGGTCGCTTCCAACAATTTCGGATCGGTTATGACAAAATGGAATTGTTCTTTCTCGATTTTGGTGATACGAATGGAGAAGGACTCCACTTCAGTCCCCTTCACAGTTGTATAAATCACGGCCTCGCCCAATTTAAGATCACTGGCGTGCATAATCTCCAATGGTTCCGCCAACACTTTTCTAGAAGTGTCTTTCCACGATCCGAAAATTCCGTACACGCTGTTGCGGTTGATCGTTCCTAAAAGTTTTTCATCGTCCACAATCGTAGAGATTTTATAACCAGGGATACCAGGCACACTTTTTTTAATTTGCCCGATTTCCGACAGGTAAATGGACCCTGTTTTGAATAAAGGCGGCGACTTCAGAGAACTGTCGATAATCTGATGACCGAGAGCGCCGTATGTCATTTTTTCCGGATCGACATACGTCAGAGTCCCTGTCCCTTCCGTACGGTCTTTAAGGAATGGAATGAGACGCTTCATTGCCCCGGTGTCCGCCAGGATTTCGCTCGGTTCACCATTACGAAGGACTTGCAATGTAATTTCCTTTTCCCCTTTGATGGAGGAGACGGCTTTCTCGAATTCGTTGAGGACACCGACCGAGTAGTCCTCGACTTGTTCAATCAAATCCCCTGCCTTCAGCCAATTGTCTTTGTCGATCATCACATCATTTGTAACAAAGACACCCGAGAGATCCATTTTTATGCCGATCGAGTGTCCCATCGGAATCAGGCTGTCATGTTGTGCAAATGCTGCACTCGAAGAGAATGGCAAAAAAATGAACAGGAAGAACAACGATATGCCAAATTTCAAATGTCTATTCCATCCCATGGTTCACCTCCCGCTGTAAGATACTAATGGTATGTCCGTTCGCGGGAATGTTATGAGAGGATAAAATGAGCAATAGAAGGACGTGCATACAATTTCGGTGCACGTCTCATCGGAAGGTTTTTTTTCTTTCTATTGCCATTTTCAACAATTCATCTGCATGTTGTAAGGTAAGTGGGGTGATCTCTGTGCCGGATAGCATGCGCGAGACCTCTTCAATCCTTTGTGAGCGGTCAATATCATGGATTGCGGTGCTTGTACGCTCATCCCTCACTTCTTTTTTGATCAAATAATGATGGTCCGCCATCGCGGCGACTTGCGGCAAATGCGAAATGCAGAGCACTTGGGAATGGATTGCAATCGTCGCAATCTTTTCCGCAATCGCTTGGGCAACCCTTCCACTGACTCCCGTATCCACCTCGTCAAAAATGATGGAAGTGATCCCTTGGTGTTTTGAAAAAATCGTTTTCAAAGCGAGCATGAGCCGTGAGAGTTCTCCCCCCGAAGCGACTTTCGCCAATGGTTTCAACGGTTCACCCA from Bacillus sp. OxB-1 encodes:
- a CDS encoding SpoIVB peptidase S55 domain-containing protein; this translates as MGWNRHLKFGISLFFLFIFLPFSSSAAFAQHDSLIPMGHSIGIKMDLSGVFVTNDVMIDKDNWLKAGDLIEQVEDYSVGVLNEFEKAVSSIKGEKEITLQVLRNGEPSEILADTGAMKRLIPFLKDRTEGTGTLTYVDPEKMTYGALGHQIIDSSLKSPPLFKTGSIYLSEIGQIKKSVPGIPGYKISTIVDDEKLLGTINRNSVYGIFGSWKDTSRKVLAEPLEIMHASDLKLGEAVIYTTVKGTEVESFSIRITKIEKEQFHFVITDPKLLEATGGILQGMSGSPVIQNGKFAGAITHMFVDEPKKGAGLFLETMRNGEK